The Macrobrachium rosenbergii isolate ZJJX-2024 chromosome 8, ASM4041242v1, whole genome shotgun sequence genome includes a region encoding these proteins:
- the LOC136841304 gene encoding protein FAM200C-like produces the protein MENSLWTLVQNPFNTDVELLLESLQEEAIDLKCDSSAKRDFETMKLEEFWVKYLPMYPKVGEETCDSSFSSTYLCEAGFSALVVLKTKQRNRLDVGNDLRCALSSFNPRISDLVRKKQQHPSH, from the coding sequence ATGGAGAATTCTCTTTGGACATTGGTGCAGAATCCATTTAACACTGATGTGGAGTTGCTACTGGAATCACTGCAAGAGgaagccattgatttgaaatgtGACTCGAGTGCGAAAAGGGACTTTGAAACAATGAAGTTAGAAGAGTTTTGGGTGAAATATCTCCCCATGTACCCAAAAGTAGGTGAAGAAACGTGtgattcttccttttcttctactTATCTTTGTGAAGCAGGATTTTCAGCTCTTGttgttctgaaaacaaaacagCGCAACCGACTTGATGTAGGAAATGACTTGCGTTGTGCGCTGTCATCCTTCAATCCTAGAATTTCTGATCTtgtgaggaagaagcagcagcatccATCTCACTAA